AGTCCAGATGGTTTTGTATCAAGACGGCCCGGAGGAACCAAGAAGAATGGATAGTCGTATTAATGTGGCTCTGGTCGGAATCGGAAACTGTGCATCGGCCCTTATTCAAGGCCTAGAGCACTACAAGGATGCTGGTTTCGATGAAGAACTAATCGGACTCCCTCATTCAGACTTCGGGGGATATCATGTTACAGATATCGAAATCGTTGCAGCTTTCGATGTGACCGAAAACAAAGTTGGAAGAGATCTTGCCGAGGCCATCCTTGCAGAACCGAATAACGTTATGCAATTTGCTGATGTAGAAAAACTCAACGTGAAGGTTCACATGGGAAAGGCTCTGGACGGTGTTGATGAAAATCTGAAGAAGCTTGTTTCCATATCTAACGAGAAAGAATCAGATGTGGTTCAAGTGCTAGAGGACTCAGGCGCGGAAATCGTCGTTAATCTTCTGCCGGGTTCAGCCAAAGAAGCAACCGAATTCTACGCCCAAGCGGCTCTTAGTGCTGGTTGTGCTTTTATTAATGGAACACCAATTCCGATAGCTTCTGATGAAGAATGGAGCAAGAAGTTTGAATCAGAGAGGATTCCACTTGTTGGTGATGATATTCAGGACCAACTCGGTTCTACTATCCTACACAGAAACATATTGCAGCTTCTTGTGGCTCGCGGCGTTAAAGTAGATGAAAGCTATCAACTGGATGTCGGTGGTGGGGCAGAATCATTAGATTCACATTATCGGGGGAGACTCAGAAAGCGCAGAGTAAAGAGCTCTGCAGTAGGCCAAGATCTCCCATATGACGCCCCACTAGTAGCAGGGTCAAGTGACTATGTTCCATTTATGGATAACAGCAGAGACTCGTACTTCTACATTCATGGCAGGCAGTTCGGTGGTGCACCTATCAAAGTTGATATTCGAATGGAAGTCACAGATGGTCCTAACGCCGGACCCATACTATTTGATGCAATTAGGTGCACGAAGCTCGCCCTTAAACGACGAATAGGTGGAGCTCTGGAATCAATATCGGCATATGGCTTCAAGCTGCCTCCGAAACCCACCAAGATGTACAAAGCCGAACGTTGGGTTGAAGAATTTCTATTGGGTAAACGTAAGCGGTAGTAGAAGAGAATATTTCGTCACTAAGTGACACGGGTTAGCTAGGCTGGACACAGCCTAGCCTTCTCCTTCTTTATTATCGTCGGCCAACTCGTCATCTACCTTAAGGTCACTCTCGTAATCCTCGGAGTATATTTCTGGCGTTTTTTCTCGTTCTTCAAGAACTTCTTCTAGAATGGATGATTCTTCCTTGCTATGTTCCCTAAACAGCAGATACAGCGTAATGATGACCGTTAATCCAACAGATGCAATGGCCATAGGAAGTGAAGAGAATAACCCTCCAATTGTATATCCGATGTAGGCGCCGGCTAGAGTAACCAACACTTTTCCGCTGAAGTAGCTGACTACAAATTTCAAGGCACTGTATTCCGTAAAGCCCACATATACAATTACCG
This genomic window from Candidatus Thorarchaeota archaeon contains:
- a CDS encoding inositol-3-phosphate synthase, which encodes MDSRINVALVGIGNCASALIQGLEHYKDAGFDEELIGLPHSDFGGYHVTDIEIVAAFDVTENKVGRDLAEAILAEPNNVMQFADVEKLNVKVHMGKALDGVDENLKKLVSISNEKESDVVQVLEDSGAEIVVNLLPGSAKEATEFYAQAALSAGCAFINGTPIPIASDEEWSKKFESERIPLVGDDIQDQLGSTILHRNILQLLVARGVKVDESYQLDVGGGAESLDSHYRGRLRKRRVKSSAVGQDLPYDAPLVAGSSDYVPFMDNSRDSYFYIHGRQFGGAPIKVDIRMEVTDGPNAGPILFDAIRCTKLALKRRIGGALESISAYGFKLPPKPTKMYKAERWVEEFLLGKRKR